The genomic DNA aAACAACCCCCAAAATCAATCTCGCAATATGCAAATGTCACCtgtgacactttttttttgtgacactAACATATATGGACTCTCAACACGACTCAAAACAtgtatcaattttaaaataaaagccAAGTCTTCCCTCGATGCATGCATCTTAAGTCGACGGAACAGACTCCTccgttttattttcttcaacagcttcacactttttgttttcctccttCTCCACTGCTTTCTCtttagtttctttctcttccactGTTAATTTCTCAAGAAGACCAGCAGCGTCAGAAGCGTCtttgctctcttctttctcttcttcagatTCAGCTACTTCCTTGAACTTTTGCATAAATGCTTTGCAGTCTGATCAGGTTAATAAGACTTGATTATTTACTCAACCCTACTATAACTATGACAGCATCAACAGCGTGgccaaacacacaaacaaaacaccaCATAAAACGAGATTCAGAAAAACACTTTTCCGAATCCGATACTACACACAGCTCAATTCCAAGCCACATGCAGCACTGGACTGATCTTGTCTAAGCAGATCATACACATAAAAAAATACCTAAACATATTCTGATTAGTGAGAGTTGCATATTAGATCCAAGAGGAACATTTCAATCGTTAAATCTACAAAGGGAAATTCAAATCAAACACATAACATCTCCAAATTGGCAAAAAGTTTTTATATCGAAAACTTCCAAAACATGCCAGTCATATGGCAATATCCATAAATTCAAAGATCATCCAGTGACCTAAGCCATAAATCTACTGTAAACCCGTGACAAGGATTAAGCAAACAATGCCAAAGCATATGCAGAAACAAAATGAAGCAAGCAGGTAATCATAAGGTTTAAGCTACTACAAGGTAtagcacacaaaaaaagagacCAATCAGTGCTACTAATAAGCAACAATCACATAACGAGATTCAATCAAactgagccaaaaaaaaaaaatagaaaatagaaaattcacACTCACTCTCAACTGACGCAAACCGGATGCAGAAAAGCTCATCTTTCAATTCCCCATCAGAAAAATCACGAGCGTGCCATACACAAGACTTATCATTCCCAGCGTGTTCCTGAACACTCATGCCCGATGTAACTGCATACacaattcccaaaaaaaaaaaacaacgatcAAAATGAATATATTACAACAAATACAGATCCAGAATCAAATTAACACCAACCAATATAGACAAAATCTTACCTAGATGATTAGCACAGATCTTCAGAGTTTTCGATTGCCTCATAACGAGACGAATCTTTCCAGACTCCCTGTGTTTTAAGAACTTAACAGTACCAGCTCCTCTCTCTTTCCACTGACTCCCATCTTTATCGAACCGATACATTTTCGATTTCCTACAGATTCGTACACAAAACCCCCCAATCAAATCAACGATCAAATCTTAAACCCTAGAACTTGAGGAACTAACTAACTACTACGGAAACGATCAGATCCAGTACAACTTAGTCCAAATAGGGAGATACATACAGATCGAGGAGGgtgtcttcgtcttcttcaccgGTGGTGACGGCGACTTCTTCGAGCCTGACGATCGGAGCAACCTGAGCACCGGTGTCTTCATCTTCGTTGGCTCCTGactcttcttcgtctctgtGCTCACGCTCTGGCTCGTTGCTAATGCTCGCCATCGTATCGCAAAATCAAAAGCAAGCTTCGCTGTAGTTGTTTTGGTTCAGTTGTTGGATTGTAGTAGTGTTTTGGAGAGATTGAAGGAGATGATTTTTGTGGGGATTTGTAGAAggcaaaatgagtttttttataCGAGCCGgtgcttataatttttgatAGAACCAAATGGGCCACCTTCCTCTCGAAACTTATTATGGGCCCTTTTGGGCCTATTTATTTCCTCCATAAAATGGATATTCTGATACAGAATGTTAGGAACTTAGGATCTGAATGAACATCATGTATCAAATACAGACAACACGTATAATTATATGCAGTAAGATCGATGAGAAGACTCACCACGTTATATCGAAGTTCTTTCAAATTAGAACCTTTACCATACATAAAGAagtaagaaaatcaaataaagagacTATGagaaaactatatatcatatgaaaaATCTCTGTTTTTCGAATTTTAAAAAGGGTCtctatgaaaagaaaagaaaaaaaaaaaagaaggttcaAATGTTTCGAATCAATTTTAAGAAAAGCACATCAAAAGATCACCAAACCGGTCTaagaaaagattaaagaaaaaagtgtttAATTCAGTTCCATGAAAGAAGGGCAGAGACAACAAAAGCATCCAAAATCTACGGCTCCACAAGAGTAACTTGTTCCCACTCTCCATCAACTGACTCTTTCCACACCGTCACATTGTTGTTTCCATCAGAGACAGCCAACAAGTTACCGGTCAAAGACCACGAGACCCGCCACACCGGAGTCATAAAGTCCTTCAGAACTTTGCCTTCCCATTGCTCATCTTCTTTTCCCACTGTCCATATGATCACTTTCCCATCTTGGGAGCCACTAGCTATGGTTGACTTAGGGAGACCCAAGTTCGGTGCCCAAGCCACATCACGGACCCAGTCAGTGTGCTTTTGAAGAGCCGGAAAGCAATCCATTTTCCACGAACCGTTAGAGAGCTTCCACACTTTCACGGTGTTGTCACACCCACCAGAAGCTAGCTTGTAGACGGGATCAAGAAGACCAGAGCTCACAAGAGCACCAGGCGCAGTGGCTGGTGCCCAGGTTACCGAAGTAACTCCAACCGGATGCGCCTGGTCGATCCTTGTTGTGTCCCAGCCACCATCAGGACAGCCTGTGAAAACGGAAATGTTTCCATCGGATGACCCGCAAGCCAAGGATAGTCCAAGATCATGAGGAGCCCACGCAATGGAGTTGACTGAAGATTTGTGGTCTGTGAAGACATGAGCTTGGGTCCATTGGTTTTGGTTGCCTTCTTTCCAGAGTATGACTTGACCATCATAGGAGCACGAAGCTAGGATTGATCCAAACTTTGGGTGTGCCCACGCGACCTCCCAAACAGGACCACGGTGGCCGGTTAATGTAGCTAGTGGCTGCGATCCACCGTTGTTGGTAACGCCAGTTATCTTGATGGTGCAGTCAGATGAGGCAGTTGCAATTCGCTTTCCATAGTAATCCATTTGCACATCGTGGACAATGTCCTCATGACCCGTTTCAATCTTCTGACCTGGCATGTTTTCCAAAATGATTTTCCCTGCAAATAGAAGTAAAATATCAAAACAGTTAAATGAGAACATTTGTGTGCAACAACACACATAAGCAGAATAGCCTGTAAAAACACAGCTCATGGAAGACAAGCAGACATCATTAACTCTAAAGCTTCCCAAATGTCTCACTTCAAATAgttaaaaacaatgtaaaaagCTCAAAGGCTATATAAACCACAACATCTCCAATGCTCACAGATAACACATATATGTGGGATACATTAGTAAGACAATACTATAATTcacttgaaaagaaaaacgaaTCTGCCACAGGAGAAATCTATAAACTAAGTGTTTATCAAACTTGTTCCACCAGGAAAACTATACAGAGATGATAAGACATATAAGCTAGgggaaacaaaaaacagaatttttcGATCCATAAGGCTTTCAATCTCAGTGAATTATAATGACATCAGAGCAATTCTCAGTAAACACATGTAATCgaattatatacaaaatcaagAATAGATCTACATATGAATTGAACTTTCAAATTCGATTCTTAAAGATCAATGTAAaactacaacaacaaatcaCCACAAATAATCAAACATTTGCAGTGGCAAAATCACACATGAGAATCTATGAGTAGTAGAGATTCTAAGATCGGAACTCGAGTCGACGATGATGATCCTAAGAGGATAAATTATCTAATCAAACCCGAttcaaacacaaaaaccaaaagctaCGATTTCGAATCCGAAGCGATATATAAGCGGTTTCAAAAACAGAGAGCCAAGATTATGAAACGCGATTCAATTATAACGGATCACGAAGTCGGAATCACAAATACAAAACAGATCAAACGGAGGAATCTCCCGATCGATCACTCTGAAAGAACCCTAGCTTAGACTTGTCGATATAGCTCAAACCAACAGAGAGAAATAAGATCGAAATAAATCTCAGGGAAGAGATAACGAACCTGAAATCACGGCGGATCGAGTGAGAGACGATGCAATGTGAgtccgaagaagaagaggatcgaCACGGAGAAGGAAAAAAGCAAtcggaagttttttttttttttggtttctagaGTTTTTGACAGgggtgggcattcgggtaacccgttcgggttcagATATTATCCATTCGGGTTTGGATAAACaggtttaaaaatatataatttattggatatttttagatatatgggttcggttcagtttgggTACTATCAGGTTTAgatcggtttgggttacaaattttagaacccgattagtattCGAattaccgggtacccgaaaaaatataattaaaattaattaaatttaaataaatttagttaaattttgacttatgtgacaaaactaaatgaaatattcaaaattataatcataattttgaggtaattgtattatattaatgataaatattataaatatgtttatatgtttgggTATAATGGGTACCCAAATGGGTACCGGATATTATCCGACCCTAACCCGACCCCACGGGTATTTaaaaatagaatccaataaagttttataggcaaactcGTACCCAACTTAAATCTGGTTTTTCAGGTCGGGTTCCGGGTTGGGTATTCGGATACAGTTTTTATGGCAAGGTCTAGTTTTTGTATTAgctggttaaaaaaaaaaaattagatctgGCTCAAAATTATCTAAACCGGAGTCGAGATTCTAAACCGGGTGGGTCAAATAGAAGATCAATAGTAGTATTTTAAAGCGGTTTGTCAATTTAGCTCAATTATATGGGCTATGGCTACTGTCATGGGCTTTATCGGCCTACTAATTTTTCTCGACCAATATGTGTTTTCTACTttttacctcttttttttttttttttgtcgtctacATTTTACCTCTTACATATAACTTGTgtgactatttttttgtttttcatgtatAAAAACTTTTTCAGCTCACATATTTTCTCAACTAAAACTTCTAATTTTTTCGTTCCCATTTAAATACTCAAACTAATTAAAAGCATGTCGCTCAGAGTGTCAACAGTGTGTGATTCAAGGCTTTATTAAATCAAAGTTATTTATTGATGACATGCTTTtctgtttgtttagttttcaaaaattcACATAAACTAATtatggaaaaaataaagaaaaaaatcttaaattaacACGCTTGGAGATAAGAATAAAGATAAAGATTACTGGAAAAGTAATATTCGAAAGAGATAACAAAACTGTTCTTTCTATTGCAACGACAAACAACTTCATTTTGGTCTACACAACTGGAAACGAGATATCACATCTTGGCAAGCAAAATTTTAAAGAAGCAAGGTTCTCAAATTGTGTGGAACTCTTGAGAAGGACTTTACTAGATAGTAAAGTAATTAGATATCACAGCTTGATAAGCACTCTACTAGATAGTAATTAGTAGTTTTATGAACATATTGTGTGGAACTTTTAATTGTTGGATTTTAAagaaatctcttcttttttttttcttgcatttaAGGATTGGTTTTGTCCCACCGAGATGAGATTGGAAGACTCGAATGAGAATAGCTCTAGAAGCTGCAAAAAGCTAAGGAATATCTCCATGAAGAAGTATGGTGAAGAGAAGGAATATCAACCAAAGGTCAAACTTAAAACCATTGAATTCGGTTATGCccatcaagaagaagatgcatatttAGATTAGTTGTTTCTATTAACAAACAATACCATTTAAGATCATATTAGGATATAGAAGAATATTCCAAGCTGCTACTCTCGTCATATTCATGAACACGCCAAACATATATTGAATCTGATTACCATCAAGTTTGGGATGTCTTTCAAGACGGACTTATCACTACCTCACATTTCTACCAAAGATCAAGTTATGATAGTTATTGATATCTTCACCCCAGCTTTGTCAAGACTGTTCTAAAATTTGTTGTCCAATTTAGGTGTTCGAAATTTTGGACCGCCGACTTGAAAGGGGGTGGAGGGTATTAGGATATAGAAGAATATGATTTCTATTAGGAAAAAGACATATGAAAAGTACAAATACGTATGTATTATGATTTATGAGAATGAATAAAACCAACCCTTTTTACCTTGTGTTACTGGCAACTACGAAAAGACTTTGTTTCATAACTCTTGATGATTTTTACGGCACTTTGTGATcctatatgaataaaattaGTACATAAAACCATATATTTCCACTATACGTAATTGAATAATATTGGAAACATAACAGTGATCATTTATTATACTTTTGAGGTCTAACTTGATATTCTAATCTACAGTTGGAACCTAGATTCATTAGGCTTAGAGGCTCCTCCAAGATTTAGACTCAAACCGAATTCGTTTGTTCAGCCTAACAATACTAACAGTACTCAAAAAACATACGGACTAACCAAATGAAAAATCATAGTATTAAATTTGAGAACATAAGGTTGGCCAAGTATTAAATTAAAGCTGTAAAAGTACTATTGAACTTTCTTAAAAACATAAAGTACGTAATTAGGTAACAATAAAGatgattgttatatataaatcatacgTACGTAATAACCAAGTAAAATAGCATAGTATTAAATTTGAGCACATTATCCATGGAATAAAAGtgttgcaaaaacaaaaagaaacagagaattttAAAGGTTAAATGAAGAGATAAGCCATGAAGATAGTGgactgtttttaaaaatttagcgTATTATTTATGTTAATACCTTTTTCCAAATTGAAAAACTCTTGTGGAGTTGTCGTAAGCCAACTCAGCGCTGCCCACCATTTCATCGTCATCTTCCATTTTCTCTTCCttattaccatatatatataaattatctacCATTGAACTAAGTTTATAGTTCACATCGACTATTTGACCTAACAATTTTATCCAACGCCgacattaaaaattaagatgcgGCTGACAATTTCATATTGACCCTAACCATATACTTTAT from Camelina sativa cultivar DH55 chromosome 7, Cs, whole genome shotgun sequence includes the following:
- the LOC104700494 gene encoding ran-binding protein 1 homolog b-like encodes the protein MASISNEPEREHRDEEESGANEDEDTGAQVAPIVRLEEVAVTTGEEDEDTLLDLKSKMYRFDKDGSQWKERGAGTVKFLKHRESGKIRLVMRQSKTLKICANHLVTSGMSVQEHAGNDKSCVWHARDFSDGELKDELFCIRFASVENCKAFMQKFKEVAESEEEKEESKDASDAAGLLEKLTVEEKETKEKAVEKEENKKCEAVEENKTEESVPST
- the LOC104700496 gene encoding protein transport protein SEC13 homolog B-like, whose amino-acid sequence is MPTPVKNSRNQKKKKLPIAFFLLRVDPLLLRTHIASSLTRSAVISGKIILENMPGQKIETGHEDIVHDVQMDYYGKRIATASSDCTIKITGVTNNGGSQPLATLTGHRGPVWEVAWAHPKFGSILASCSYDGQVILWKEGNQNQWTQAHVFTDHKSSVNSIAWAPHDLGLSLACGSSDGNISVFTGCPDGGWDTTRIDQAHPVGVTSVTWAPATAPGALVSSGLLDPVYKLASGGCDNTVKVWKLSNGSWKMDCFPALQKHTDWVRDVAWAPNLGLPKSTIASGSQDGKVIIWTVGKEDEQWEGKVLKDFMTPVWRVSWSLTGNLLAVSDGNNNVTVWKESVDGEWEQVTLVEP